Sequence from the Montipora foliosa isolate CH-2021 chromosome 12, ASM3666993v2, whole genome shotgun sequence genome:
CGTTTTCGTAGTCTTTATCGTCCTTGCTAAAGCTCCTTAACTGACAGCTTTCTCGACGGTTTAAAATTCTGATGTACAAGAAAACTGCTGAGGATTGCATTGGACATCAGCCATCGAAAAAACTTGGGGAAGGTTGAAGTGCTCCGATTCTTGTAAACTATAATGCTACTTACTATATACAATCTCTCGCTCGTAAACTTCATCTTGAAGCTTCTGCAGCTGATAGAGCGCTTCGTACATTGCCTTATAATCATCCACTCTATTTCGGGAATCAGACCCAACCGGGTGAATTATCCCACATTTCCAACGCCTTGGGAACTCTTCAAACAATTCCCCCTCGGATAATGGTTGTACCATCCCTTGGCCCCACCCAAAGAACCACGCACTGCCAAGTTCGTGTAAAATGCCTGTTAGTTCTTCATCGTTGTCGTCGTCGAAGTCGAAGGAATGGTTCATGTAGTTCCTCCAGAAGTAACCTGTCGACAGTAACAACTGAAAGAAGAAAGAACCGGACGTTTTATGCCAGGAGACATACTTGCCTTTGGGGTTAAAATCCCGCTTTTGATTTCTCACGGAAATTGATTTCGAGGGTCCCAAGCTCCAACTCCATTATGCTTGGTAAATGGCCAATTGAAATTCCACATTAAAATTTGGCTGCTAGAGACTCTGCAAGCTTTCGATGCCACCGTGTTTAAACATCAAAGCCAAGGGCATATAAATCACTCAACTACAACTCACCTTCCATTTCTTTGAAACGCACATACAAGTTTGAATGTCTTTAGGTTGTAGAAAAACCATTATTTGATAGAAAACCTCAGGAGCTATTAAGTCGAGGAGACCGGTTCCTTGAGGTTTGAAAAGCTCGAGAGTTCGTGGAGTTAATGGCGTCTTCATTGTTCAATTAATCATCTGATTAATGCCCATAAACGAGACAAAATAAGAAGTATGCCTGCAATGATAAAGACAACACAAAAAGCCATCAACGAAACGAGTTTTCATAACGATGGCGTTGTCAAAGGTCACAAACAATAAGTTAAATGGGAAAACGATCAGAGACTGATTCCAGTTTTAGTTAAAAATACGACTGCTAGCAGTCAGTTGGTTACGAAAGCGAGAGCAGGGGAGAATGACGATGGAGCGAAATGTAGCATTCTCTCCTgtcctcggttgttcaaaaggtggataacgctatccatgggataaatcactatccagcggataaatacTGGCAAAATTGATTGAGTTAttcaatggatagcgctatccacccttcgaacaactgtgGCCTAGACTCGCTTCCGTGACTAAAAGGACTCACTGCTGGCAGTCTAGCTAGTTCAATAGAGAGAAAGACATATGGTTTTATGGTAAGAAGCACTTCGCTTTAGTCGTATGATCATCTCTAGATAATTTAAACATATTTGTTCATTAAAACATTATTGCTTTGATTCCATAGATTTTACCGTACGGAAAACTGCTAACAAGCATTTCCATTTCCGCTTAGGGGAGCTAAGTACTTTTGGCAACAAAATTCATGCAATGAGACTTGTGACTGGTTGTCGCTGACAAGCGCGGCATCGCgaaaaatggaaacaaaaatatACGGCTGACGGAGAAACAAGAATACTGTGTGCGAAGGAAGGTGGGAAATTGTCAGACGAAACATCAAATTTGAACCACACGAATAGGGAGCTCGAGGAAAACGATTTGAGAACGGCGTTGGTCCgcgaaataaaaaaagaaaacgaaggcCAGCAGTCGAAATGGAAAAATTTTGAAGCAGTTAAGAAGTCGTTCCACTGCATCAATTTGCTGCCAAAATTTGAGCTTCCTTCAATTTTCCGCAACATCAGTTAACGCGACTTGCAACACTGGATTTGTTGCCTGACAAGTTGGCCACGAAGCTGGTTAAAGAAGCAACAAATTGTTTCAGCTTGCAAAGAGACAGTGTTGCGCTACAAGTTGAAGgaaattgttgcaaaattgagaaaactAGCACTAGCggaatttttctttgctttccaaaacaaaagggGCCGATTTTTTCGTCAGGATACCGAACAAAAAATCgggtttttcatttcctttttttccggAACTTAGAAGTTCGTGACAACCCGGCCCTAAATGAAACGTCGGAATTCTTCAATGCAATAACACACACATCAGATATTCACGCATCTTTTACTTGACGGTCCGTAAGCTTCTGCATGCATCTTCAGAAGTGATGGTTAATACAGAACCGGAGTTAAAGCATACAAACAAGatcactaacttattaactattaAGCAACAATAGATGTGACAAAAACTAATagacacagcttttcgctgctgacatattTGTTTAAAGTACGGTCGGCTTTAAATCGTTGATCACCAGTGTCTCCTATATTTTACAGTGAGTCTGGGATCGCCTttcgctaaaatttcaaaatgatcccattttaaatTGTGACAAGTTGATGTAACATGATAAGCAAGAGCCCCACCCTAACCATCTTACATCAACTTGTCACAGTTTAacatgggatcattttgaaattttagcgaaAGGGCCATCCAAcactcactgtaaaataaaggagacactgGTGATCAACgatttaaagccgaccttaaatgaatatgtcaACACCGAAAAGCTGTGCctttattagtttttgtcacctctattgttacttcAGTAATAGTTAATAGTCTATAAGTTAGCgatcctgtatatttaaactccaattttgtattaaccgtcacttctgaagatgtacgcagaagcatacgaaacgtcaagtaaaagataatttcaaatgatgcgtttatatctgCTCTTTGTCACCGCTATTTGTGGGTTATTTCTGATAACACTGAGACGGCCAAATCAAAAGAGAATTCTTGAACGTGACAGAATTTACACTAGAGATGGTACATCCGTCCGGGACAAgctggacggcaaccggaagggaAAATTTCGCgttccaggacagtggtgtctcccagacgtttacactaatcatctccaacggagaaaagatacttagaaaTATTAATGCGGTTGTGTGAAGgaaagttaaaagggaaaacagctcacttccggttgccatccgcaTCTCGAATGCTCCCTAAGTTCTGAGGGGAGGTGGGCGGATGTACATAGGCTATGGATCATCCGGTCTGGAAGAAGATACGTCTCTAGCACAAATTTACCGTTTCATAGAGTTTTCCAATAACCGTTTTACAAGAAGATTCTCTAACCCTAACTCTAAAGACGCCAGCATACGTTTCCGTTAACTGTAGAATGTACGATCGCGACACGGTTTCGGGGGTCGAAGAGGAATAATCGGGTTGTTATTGTTTCTGCTCGAAAATTTTCGTTATTCCATTATTCCAGTAAACAATAACTCAttatcccattgaaaaaaattcaacttACTGCAGACAATATAAGTCGTTATTCCGTTATTCCACCCCACAAAATGGCATTATTCCATCattccaacaaaaaaaatttccgttcttcctcttcctttctgtGCACACATCCGACCTTTCCATCATAATCGATCATGAGGCCACACGAACGGTATTTCGAACCGTTTATGCCGgccaaaaacaaatttttagcTGTAAAAATTGTAGACGCAAGATCTCACGAAAAGTCTCGATATTGCGAAAATTTTCATCACGactttgttgttgtaaacaacAATTTGGACGATTCCAACCACAGGCTAGGGACGCAATTGCGAAGCCTagccaaaacattttttccactCGTCCATATCAAGGTCAAGCCCTCGGACAAAAATAAAAGCTATTTTACCTCAAAATTTCAAGAAAAGTGCGATAACAAACCTGTTTTGTATCTGCTCGAAGACTTGTTCGACCATGTACTGTTCCAGTACTATTCCAGACCAGTGAGCACGTGTCGGAACTCAGATATTGCATCCATATATGGAATAAGAACGTGCACGGAAACAATCGTTTATGTTGAAAGCCGGTATATGGGACGGGAGGGTAAGACCTAATATTGAAAAGCCCTGGACATGAATGTGACTTAACAGATTACTGCGCATGGCATGGCACTGCCATTTTGAAGAACTTTTCTAAGTCCTCTGAAGTTGAATATTATCGAAGAGGTAGTAACAGATTTGTGATCATGAGCTCTATTGGGACTGGGGTAGGTTAAGCAACTTTATGCTCCTTCCCTCATTCGGATAATTTTAAACTTGTTAGAACAGATTTCCTTGAAGAATTGTAAAAACGTCTACACATGTGTAGATCTAGATCTCTCTGACgtgacagtttttcagtttttgcttgTCATAACCTAAACTTCTGTTTCCGTCTATGAACTAACTTTTCCTAAGCACCTAAGAAGCAATGTTTTGAAGAGGCTTGATTGGTGAGCACCAAAGTTAGTTTACAgctttattgttgttattaatttatttgcttttgtgtatctgttgtttttttgcttAGTACGATCTGTCAGCCTCGCAGTTTTCTCCTGATGGAAGAGTCTTTCAAGTTGAGTATGCTGTTAAGGCTGTTGAGAATAGTGGGTATGTAAAACCTCAGTTTGGAATTTTAGGTCTGAGTATGTATGTAGAAGACTCAGAAGTTATTTTAGGTCTGAGTATGTGTGTAGAAGACTCAGTAATTATTTTAGGTCTAAGTATGTAGAAGACTCAGATTATGTTCACGTATTATTTTATGTGTTAGACATCAAAACATTACATTGCCAAGGCTAAAATACACATTGCAAGGCCTCATGTCATAGAATCAAAAAGGTACAACCCAGCAATAAGTGGTATCTGTGGTGTTACTGTATTTAACTGCCAAAGGACTAGTGTTTCAAGCCACAACACCCTACTCTTCAAAAACAGTTTGTAGATTCCTTAACATCCCATGTTATTAACAGCAAGGGttgtaaattgaaaatcaaGCCTTTTGCAGatatcattacaaaggcagcactttctcctcagttattaattttcaagaccctgagtgttggacCGGTAggactttattcaagtgtggaggtattattttatcttttaacaAACTACCATGGGGGgagatcatgggttcaaaccccaacCCATCATcaataaataaagattgatgATGGGGTGGTCTCCCCCACGGTAGGTTGATTCTCAACCCACTGAGCCCACCAGTCAGCAGTCTTACAGACGTCATGGCTACAACACTGCTACTGTGCATAATTAGGGCACACAAATTTGTGCCATTGGTTTGTATGAAATggtttaaaatgaaaatataaTACTATGATTTTTTATCTGTAACAGTCCCAACAGTGACACCATACTGTAGTTTCCATGAGGTTCTTTGTTGGCTGACTTTGAGACCACAATTTTCTTGGGCTATACACAGGATGCGAGGAGACCTTTATGGCTACAAGTTgtttccaaaaacaaaacatgtttgGGTGTGTAACTTAACATGAAATATGGAACTGTGGATTTCATTtttacaatgattttcatgttgTTATTTTATTCAGGACAATTGTGGGCATAAAAGGGAAAGATGGTGTGGTGTTTGGTGTGGAAAAACTTGTCCTCTCCAAACTGTATGAGTATGGGGCAAATAAACGAATTATACACATAGACAGTCACATTGGAATGGTGAGTGAAGAACAACTGccatgataatagtaataataataataataacagcatgataataatactaataataacaacaaaaacaataataataataataataataagaagaagaagaagaagaagaagaagaagaatagcAAAGGTGCTCAGGAAGGTGCTTAATTTATGGGAAGAATAATATTGATTTGCATCGCTGATGCCCCAGGTGTATGGTTTGTGCCTGGCTGACGCACAAAAAGACACAAGCAAAAACTGTGATAAAAGagacaataataatagcaaCCATAACTATAATAGTTCTAAATACATGTAGCAATTACTTTTATGTGCTTACATGTAAACTGTCTGTGAAGTGTTGGACTTGATTCCAACGCTTAACAGGGATGGGGGCCTGGGCCGGGGCCTGCTGCTTGCAGTGCACTAAAAATACTGTGGCCGCTTGGTTTACAATCACACGACCAATTGTTACACTGTAACTCAAACACTTGAGTGATGAAGACATTGAGTGATACCATCAAAATATTTGTGTTTGAATACGGATTGCCCTGAGTCAGTAATTTTGTGGATTAGGTATCTGTTATTAATCTTGACTTTTTTTAGTTTCAAAGTATTGTTTCTTTCTAGGCAGTAGCGGGTCTTATAGCTGATGCAAGACAGGTATTTTTCCATACTGATGACTGCTTTTGCTGATGTCTTTGTATTTccatataatttattattttacgTTAATTTTGAGAATTTGCTTCTTTTAGATTGTGAATGTAGCCAGAAAAGAAGCTGCAGATTTCAGGTCAAGTTATGGTTCTCCAATTCCTCTCAAAGTATGTAATGTTGAGACcccctaataataataataataataataataataataagaagaagaagaagaagaagaagaagaagaagaagaagaagaagaaataataaataataattctCAGAGGTTACCAACACATCATGGCAAAAGCCGTTCATTTgggaatttctttcttttctcagAAAAAAATTAGCCTTTTGCATTGATAGCAAAATAGTAAAGTTAataccaggccccagttgtttgaagggtgttagggttgtttgaagggtggatagcgctatccacgggataaatcactatccactggatattaagctcaattggttttgctagtgcttatccgctggatagtgatttatcctgtggatagcgctatccaccttttgaacaactgaggccaggtaTATGTACACTGTAGCTACCGTAGAGTGCCACTGTAAGACATTATACTGTAACTATGAAATGATGCCAACGCTGTCGGCCAAAAATCAACTGTTGTTTATTCTAAACCTGAAGACTTAACACTGAAGAGCAGTTTAATACAACTTTAATtttgtgtgaaaacaaaaataatcaaaGCCTTTCCTTGCAAACTATGTTCAGCACAAGTTCAATGATGAAAGGTGAAAATCTGATCAAGTCAATCAGGTATCCTTCATGACACCAAgtgaaaaatagagcctgatagCAGGACATTGTGAAGAATCCCTCTCAAAGTATCCTGCAATCataaaatgtgttttttgctCTAAACAGGTACTTAGTATTGTTGCTGTTGATCGTATCTGTGTACAATACAATAACCAGGCcctctgatattacgcgatggtgcgatttcgcacaatcgacctcaaattgcatccgatcgcacaattcacgaaaaatcgcacaattcacaaaaggatgcacaaaattcataaaatgtaacataaatcaacacgtttcttagaaattcctgcataaatacgccatttttaagatgatttatcttggaaaaagcctaaaaaacctttgtcaccttcgatttcgtaaacattcgaagttcaaggctttatttttcatgtcggggacctggtacgagtctccttctattggtgcaacacaaacacgccattatatacacaccactgaaatgttgccttctcttagagaagagatttgtttcggcaaaatgtagtttctttcgttgaaaactgataaaaacttactcatggataagtttgttgtgaaaacgctcgctttttcttcgatgaagaaggaagttcccaccttccgcccaatctgacagctgacgatcgagcaagaaagtacctcacaggtacgctccacgtggacgatggactgatgtttttctggtcgtgaaatattagggccttttatacgagagaaaataagccgcggcttactctggccacggtgtacaaaatacgccaaaggaactatttatacgaatatatattcccaggtcaatataagccgcggcttgaaaaagacgtgaacatagattttgtaccatttatacgggttGAACATtggagtcttctgtaagccgcggccagagaaagccgcggcttattttctctggtataaatgggggtatggccctattgtgattgaccatcttcgaaagttcgtggttgacaagcaccttgatcattcatttggcatgttagctgtgtcctttcaacttttaacgtggtgcaccggtagtgcagaagacctcttttttttttatcccaactaatgtcgatcgagatacataattactgttcctttgtgttcgaaatgtctttagggcagcaaaaaagtgtttttctcaagctgaaaccttataaaacaagcttaaaattgctgagaaaaaaatcgcacaatttacattatttatcgcataattggcctctctaatcgcacaatctgccccgaaaaaatcgcataatttgcattttttaatcgcaccctatcagaaggcctgaataactttatttaagaagGGAGATGAAATAACCTATTACAGTTTTCTATTGTACGACCCTCAAACAAAGATATAACCCCATCcaaagtaataaataaattagttaAATTATATGCTTACCAGCCTGCAAacacagacgtatttccggcggtcgttgcTACTTTTTCGGAGCAGAGAAACGACTGCCGGGAATACGTCTGCATTCGCAGGCTACATGCTTACAAGTTGGTATAATTATAACAACAACTGTACAAAATTCACATCAGTCAAACAGAAATTACAAGGA
This genomic interval carries:
- the LOC137979133 gene encoding uncharacterized protein, which codes for MKTPLTPRTLELFKPQGTGLLDLIAPEVFYQIMVFLQPKDIQTCMCVSKKWKLLLSTGYFWRNYMNHSFDFDDDNDEELTGILHELGSAWFFGWGQGMVQPLSEGELFEEFPRRWKCGIIHPVGSDSRNRVDDYKAMYEALYQLQKLQDEVYEREIVYTGSHENKGECPIDVILFPWDRDELPSQEEIMEIFHLNANLQLDVRVMRSEGNFADENELEKVFKCRRQLPHESSFFEILPKVLEGYVQVSVDYRGRSRTFRPCPVFILTQLSPGWCGGVLTGVW